The Roseovarius indicus genome has a segment encoding these proteins:
- the rfbC gene encoding dTDP-4-dehydrorhamnose 3,5-epimerase: MQVKQTELGGVVVLTPQRHGDARGFFSESWNKRRLAEAGIEAEFVQDNHSLSAKVGTVRGLHFQSPPHAQGKLVRCGRGCLFDVAVDIRKGSPTFGRWVGVELSFENGKQLYIPEGFLHGFATRAPDTEIIYKCTDYYAPECDGAVRFDDPEIGIDWGVDAGAAVLSEKDAKAPLLKDFDSPFVWEGAA, from the coding sequence ATGCAGGTAAAACAGACGGAGCTTGGGGGTGTCGTTGTCCTTACGCCGCAGCGGCACGGCGATGCGCGGGGGTTCTTTTCGGAGAGCTGGAACAAGCGCCGGCTGGCCGAGGCCGGGATCGAGGCGGAGTTCGTGCAGGACAACCATTCCCTTTCGGCGAAGGTGGGCACGGTGCGCGGGTTGCATTTCCAGTCGCCGCCGCATGCGCAGGGCAAGCTGGTGCGGTGCGGGCGGGGCTGTCTGTTCGACGTGGCCGTGGATATTCGCAAGGGGAGCCCGACCTTCGGCCGGTGGGTCGGGGTCGAGCTGAGCTTCGAGAACGGCAAGCAGCTTTATATTCCCGAGGGGTTCCTGCACGGGTTCGCGACAAGGGCGCCCGATACCGAGATCATCTACAAGTGCACCGATTACTATGCGCCCGAATGTGACGGGGCGGTCAGGTTCGACGACCCGGAGATCGGGATCGACTGGGGCGTGGATGCCGGCGCGGCGGTGTTGTCGGAGAAGGATGCGAAGGCGCCGCTGCTGAAGGATTTTGACAGCCCGTTCGTCTGGGAGGGCGCGGCATGA
- the rfbA gene encoding glucose-1-phosphate thymidylyltransferase RfbA has protein sequence MTERKGIILAGGSGTRLWPITLGVSKQLLPIYDKPMIYYPLTVLMLAGIREIAVITTPHDQEQFKRMLGDGAHWGVSLTYIEQPSPDGLAQAYILAEEFLDGAPSAMILGDNIFFGHGLPDVLAAADRKTEGGTVFGYHVSDPERYGVVDFDKDGQAKAIIEKPEVPPSSYAVTGLYFLDASAPARAKEVKPSARGELEITTLLESYLQDRKLSVELMGRGYAWLDTGTHASLLDAGNFVRTLASRQGLQTGSPDEIAFAMGWISREALLDRAKQFGKNGYGEYLARLASDGS, from the coding sequence ATGACCGAGCGCAAGGGCATCATCCTGGCCGGCGGGTCGGGGACGCGGCTTTGGCCGATCACGCTGGGTGTGTCGAAGCAGCTTCTGCCGATCTACGACAAGCCGATGATCTATTACCCGCTGACGGTGCTGATGCTGGCGGGTATCCGCGAGATCGCGGTCATCACCACGCCGCATGACCAGGAGCAGTTCAAGCGGATGCTGGGGGATGGGGCGCATTGGGGCGTGAGCCTGACCTATATCGAGCAGCCGAGCCCGGACGGGCTGGCGCAGGCCTATATCCTGGCGGAAGAGTTCCTTGACGGGGCGCCGTCGGCGATGATCCTGGGCGACAATATCTTTTTCGGTCATGGCTTGCCGGACGTTCTGGCCGCGGCCGACCGGAAGACCGAGGGCGGCACGGTGTTCGGCTATCACGTGTCGGACCCGGAGCGCTATGGCGTGGTGGATTTCGACAAGGATGGGCAAGCCAAGGCGATCATCGAGAAGCCCGAGGTGCCGCCGTCGAGCTATGCGGTGACGGGGCTGTATTTTCTCGACGCCAGCGCCCCGGCGCGGGCGAAGGAGGTCAAACCGTCGGCGCGGGGCGAGCTGGAGATCACGACGCTTCTGGAAAGCTACCTGCAGGACCGGAAGTTGTCGGTCGAGCTGATGGGGCGGGGCTATGCGTGGCTCGATACCGGGACGCATGCGAGCCTGCTGGATGCGGGGAATTTCGTGCGGACGCTGGCAAGCCGGCAGGGCTTGCAGACCGGCAGCCCCGACGAGATCGCCTTTGCCATGGGCTGGATCAGCCGGGAGGCGCTTCTGGATCGTGCGAAGCAGTTCGGTAAGAACGGCTATGGCGAGTATCTCGCGCGGCTGGCAAGCGACGGGTCGTAG
- the rfbB gene encoding dTDP-glucose 4,6-dehydratase, with the protein MKLLVTGGAGFIGSAVVRLAAGRGHEVVNLDALTYAACLENVAEVAESPLYAFEEADIRDAAALDRVFAEHRPDAVMHLAAESHVDRSIDGPGTFIETNVTGTYTLLEAARKYWVGQGRPEGFRFHHISTDEVFGSLGATGKFTEETPYDPRSPYSASKAASDHLVRAWHETYGLPVVLSNCSNNYGPYHFPEKLIPVIILNALAGKPLPVYGKGENVRDWLYVEDHADALLTVLEKGALGRSYNIGGENEAKNIEIVRRICGILDDKRPREGGGAYAELIEFVADRPGHDLRYAIDPTRIREELGWRPSVTLEQGLELTVQWYLDNEDWWRALQGRQGVGERLGKAG; encoded by the coding sequence ATGAAGCTGTTGGTGACCGGCGGGGCGGGGTTCATCGGGTCGGCCGTGGTGCGGCTGGCGGCGGGGCGCGGGCATGAGGTGGTGAACCTCGATGCACTGACCTATGCGGCGTGCCTGGAGAACGTGGCGGAGGTGGCCGAGAGCCCGCTTTATGCCTTCGAGGAGGCGGATATTCGCGATGCGGCGGCGCTGGACCGGGTGTTTGCCGAGCATCGCCCCGATGCGGTGATGCACCTGGCGGCGGAAAGCCATGTGGACCGGTCGATCGACGGGCCGGGGACGTTCATCGAGACGAACGTGACCGGGACCTATACGCTTCTGGAGGCGGCGCGGAAGTATTGGGTCGGGCAGGGGCGGCCGGAGGGGTTCCGGTTTCACCATATCTCGACCGACGAGGTGTTCGGCTCGCTTGGTGCGACGGGGAAGTTCACGGAAGAGACGCCTTACGATCCGCGCTCGCCTTATTCGGCGTCGAAGGCGGCGTCGGATCACCTTGTGAGGGCGTGGCACGAGACCTATGGGTTGCCGGTGGTTCTGTCGAACTGTTCGAACAATTACGGGCCCTATCATTTTCCCGAGAAGCTGATTCCGGTGATCATTCTCAATGCGTTGGCGGGCAAGCCGTTGCCGGTTTACGGCAAGGGTGAGAATGTGCGCGACTGGCTGTATGTCGAGGATCATGCCGACGCGTTGCTGACGGTGTTGGAGAAGGGCGCGCTGGGCCGGTCCTACAATATCGGGGGCGAGAACGAGGCGAAGAATATCGAGATCGTGCGGCGGATCTGCGGGATATTGGATGATAAGCGGCCGCGTGAGGGTGGCGGTGCGTATGCCGAGCTGATCGAGTTCGTGGCCGATCGGCCGGGGCATGATCTGCGCTATGCGATCGACCCGACGCGGATACGGGAAGAGCTGGGCTGGCGGCCGTCGGTGACGCTGGAGCAGGGGCTGGAGCTTACCGTGCAGTGGTATCTCGACAACGAGGACTGGTGGCGGGCCTTGCAGGGCCGGCAGGGTGTGGGCGAGCGGCTGGGCAAGGCGGGGTAG
- the rfbD gene encoding dTDP-4-dehydrorhamnose reductase codes for MTVLVFGKTGQVATELARVGGGDVLCLGRDEADLSDPEACAAVIRGTDATAVINAAAYTAVDKAEDAEALATVVNGETPGAMARAAAEKGLPFLHVSTDYVFDGTGDVPWRETDKVAPLNAYGRSKLRGEQEIAAAGGAYAILRTAWVFSAHGNNFVKTMLRLSAERDSLRVVEDQVGCPTPARAIADALWRMAGAMREGQPGGVYHFGGQPAVSWCGFAQAIFERAGRDVALAGIPTAEFPTPAKRPANSRLDCTALEADFGIKAPDWRAGLDEVLRELGEVA; via the coding sequence ATGACGGTTCTGGTGTTCGGCAAGACGGGGCAGGTGGCGACCGAGCTGGCGCGGGTGGGCGGCGGTGACGTGCTGTGCCTTGGGCGCGACGAGGCGGATCTGTCGGACCCGGAGGCCTGCGCGGCGGTCATTCGTGGAACGGACGCGACGGCCGTGATCAATGCCGCGGCCTACACGGCGGTGGACAAGGCCGAGGATGCCGAGGCGCTGGCGACGGTGGTGAATGGCGAGACGCCGGGGGCGATGGCGCGGGCGGCGGCGGAAAAGGGTCTGCCGTTTCTGCATGTCTCGACGGATTACGTGTTTGATGGCACGGGCGACGTGCCGTGGCGGGAGACCGACAAGGTGGCGCCGCTCAACGCCTATGGGCGGAGCAAGTTGCGGGGCGAGCAGGAGATCGCGGCGGCCGGCGGCGCCTATGCGATCCTACGGACGGCATGGGTGTTCTCGGCGCATGGCAACAATTTCGTCAAGACGATGCTGCGGCTGTCGGCGGAGCGGGACAGCCTGCGGGTGGTCGAGGACCAGGTGGGATGCCCGACGCCGGCACGGGCGATTGCCGATGCGCTTTGGCGGATGGCGGGGGCGATGCGCGAGGGTCAGCCCGGTGGCGTTTACCATTTCGGGGGGCAGCCGGCGGTGAGCTGGTGCGGCTTCGCGCAGGCGATCTTCGAGCGGGCCGGGCGGGATGTGGCGCTGGCCGGCATCCCGACGGCGGAGTTTCCGACGCCCGCCAAGCGGCCCGCGAATTCGCGGCTGGATTGCACGGCCCTCGAAGCGGATTTCGGGATCAAGGCGCCGGACTGGCGTGCCGGGCTGGACGAGGTTCTGAGGGAATTGGGAGAGGTGGCATGA